In Symphalangus syndactylus isolate Jambi chromosome 9, NHGRI_mSymSyn1-v2.1_pri, whole genome shotgun sequence, the genomic stretch TCCCCGGGGAGGGACCGAGGCAGCAGCTGGGCCTGGGCTCGGAAAAGCGGCGCTAACAGGGCTCTTCCTTTGCAGTGGTTCGCACAGACAGTTTAAAAGGCCGGAGAGGTCGTTTGCCCTCGAAACCGAAGAGCCCACAGGAGCCCTCTCCCCCTTCGCCCCCGGTGAGTCTGATCAGTGCCCTCGTCAGGGCCCATGTCGACTCCAACCCGGCTATGACCAGCCTGGACTATTCCAGGGTAAGAAGCTGGCGGGGGGGATATCATGTGGACAAACCGACAGATGGGCAGGACCCCTCCCCACATCCACCATTAACTCTCAGATTCAATGGGGGTAAAGTAGGCAAGCAAGGCTGTATATGCCTCGCAGCTCTGGCCAGGGCCTCAGGATTCAGACCTTCAGACAATCCATGTAGCTGGGGGCATAGACATGAGGACaggacagaggaaggaggagagggacaCGCCACAGGGTTTGAAGCTGTGTGAATTCCCACTACCCCATCACCCCTCCTCTTTCATATACACCAGTGCCTCTACCATGAAATCCAGGGGCTGTACAAACTCTCCCCCTTCCCAATCTACTTTATTCCCAGTCCTCCGTAGAGATAGCTGCTTTAATCCTCATCCTTCCTGGCATTGTGCTGGGGAAGGATGTGGGGCCTGTCTGGGGGtcagggaagagaaggagagggtGTAAAGAAtggcagtggggtgggggatCAAGTGGTCAGATCCTTTTTACTCCAGCTGTGAAAAATATGTGGGCTTTAATTGGAGGAAGTATGTTGAGCAAACCTGGTAGCGACTGCAATTTTATTAAGATTTGCAAAAGGGCGTCTCAGCTCGAGGCCCACTCTGGGACTAGCATGAATACTAACGTGTCAATTGTTTTGTGGAGATAAGAGTGAACGTTTCCCAGGGCTGGATGGCACTGTATTTAGTCTGTATGGAAATggtaatttacatatttaaagcagCGACCTCGTGGCACCATCCCTAATTGAATTAATTGCCCCGGAACATCTAATTTCCTTACTGGTCAGAGAGAGGTTTAATTGTTATAAAAACCTGGCTCCCCTACTAGAAACGGGGTTAGCAATTTCACGGGTTATATATTTTAGAGAACCTCattaagtgctttttaaaatgaaattccaGTTCCAGGCGAACCCTGACTATCAGATGAGTGGAGATGACACCCAGCATATCCAGCAATTCTATGATCTCCTGACTGGCTCCATGGAGATCATCCGGGGCTGGGCGGAGAAGATCCCTGGCTTCGCAGACCTGCCCAAAGCCGACCAAGACCTGCTTTTTGAATCAGCTTTCTTAGAACTGTTTGTCCTTCGATTAGCATACAGGtaatgagggagggaggagacaaTCCAGGGAGGTTGTGAGAGAAAtcgagaaaggaaaagaaagggaggaagggaaaccAGAGGGTGGGGTagagaaacagacagaacagGAAATGAAAGtcggagaaaggaagaaaaagaaagaaaacaaaaaaagacaagggaAGGAGCGAGCCCAGAAGCCttggatgaatggaatggaggtggGATAGGGGGCGTTCTTGATTGTTATGAAATTAAACCCTTTCAAGGTCCACTGGTCTACATTTTATTAACTCTTCAGTAATTAGGTGCCTCTTAAATCCCTCATTTATTGCTCTTCAAGTAATTAGTTGTttagcttttctctctctctttttctcccctctctctctttggtATTAATTGCAGGTCCAACCCAGTGGAGGGTAAACTCATCTTTTGCAATGGGGTGGTCTTGCACAGGTTGCAATGCGTTCGTGGCTTTGGGGAATGGATTGATTCCATTGTTGAATTCTCCTCCAACTTGCAGAATATGAACATCGACATTTCTGCCTTCTCCTGCATTGCTGCCCTGGCTATGGTCACAGGTCAGTACTGCAGGCGCAGGGCGCTTCCCCTCCAGAACTGCCTAGCAGGATTTGTCCTGAGTTTCCCTTGTCACAGATTCTCCTTGGTTTTGCCAACTAGCTAACTGTCTTGTACattcttcttttgtttctgattatgTTTTCTGCAGAGAGACACGGGCTCAAGGAACCCAAGAGAGTGGAAGAGCTGCAAAACAAGATTGTAAATTGTCTCAAAGACCACGTGACTTTCAACAATGGGGGGTTGAACCGCCCCAATTATTTGTCCAAACTGTTGGGGAAGCTCCCAGAACTTCGTACCCTTTGCACACAGGGGCTACAGCGCATTTTCTACCTGAAATTGGAAGACTTGGTGCCACCGCCAGCAATAATTGACAAACTTTTCCTGGACACTTTACCTTTCTAAGACCTCCTCCCAAGCACTTCAAAGGAACTGGAAAGATAACGGAAACTGTCCAGAGGGGGCAAGTCACATGGGCAGAGATAGCCGTGTGAGCTGTCTCAGCTCAAGCTGCCCCCCATTTCTGTAACCCTCCCAGCCCCCTTGATccctaaagaaaacaaacaaacaaacaaaaactgttgCTATTTCCTAACCTGCAGGCAGAACCTGAAAGGGCATTTTGGCTCCGGGGCATCCTGGATTTAGAACATGGACTACACACAATACAGTGGTATAAACTTTTTATTCTCAGTTTAAAAATCAGTTTGTTGTTCAGAAGAAAGATTGCTATAATGTATAATGGGAAATGTTTGGCCATGCTTGGTTGTTGCAGTTCAGACAAAtgtaacacacatacacatacacacacacacacacacacacagacacacacagacacatcttAAGGGGACCCACAAGTATTGCCCTTTAACAAGACTTCAAAGTTTTCTGCTGTAAAGAAAGCTGTAATATATAGTAAAACTAAATGTTGCGTGGGTGGCATGAGTTGAAGAAGGCAAAGGCTTGTAAATTTACCCAATGCagtttggctttttaaattattttgtgcctatttatgaataaatattacaaattctaaaagataagtgtgtttgcaaaaaaaaaaagaaaataaatacataaaaaagggACAAGCATGTTGattctaggttgaaaatgttATAGGCACTTGCTACTTCAGTAATGTCTATATTATATAAATAGTATTTCAGACACTATGTAGTCTGTTAGATTTTATAAAGATTGGTAGTTATCTGAGCTTAAACATTTTCTCAA encodes the following:
- the NR4A2 gene encoding nuclear receptor subfamily 4 group A member 2 isoform X3, with the translated sequence MDNYSTGYDVKPPCLYQMPLSGQQSSIKVEDIQMHNYQQHSHLPPQSEEMMPHSGSVYYKPSSPPTPTTPGFQVQHSPMWDDPGSLHNFHQNYVATTHMIEQRKTPVSRLSLFSFKQSPPGTPVSSCQMRFDGPLHVPMNPEPAGSHHVVDGQTFAVPNPIRKPASMGFPGLQIGHASQLLDTQVPSPPSRGSPSNEGLCAVCGDNAACQHYGVRTCEGCKGFFKRTVQKNAKYVCLANKNCPVDKRRRNRCQYCRFQKCLAVGMVKEVVRTDSLKGRRGRLPSKPKSPQEPSPPSPPVSLISALVRAHVDSNPAMTSLDYSRFQANPDYQMSGDDTQHIQQFYDLLTGSMEIIRGWAEKIPGFADLPKADQDLLFESAFLELFVLRLAYRSNPVEGKLIFCNGVVLHRLQCVRGFGEWIDSIVEFSSNLQNMNIDISAFSCIAALAMVTERHGLKEPKRVEELQNKIVNCLKDHVTFNNGGLNRPNYLSKLLGKLPELRTLCTQGLQRIFYLKLEDLVPPPAIIDKLFLDTLPF